In one window of Reinekea forsetii DNA:
- a CDS encoding homoserine dehydrogenase encodes MKPVNVGICGLGTVGAGTFNVLQRNLHDIARRAGRPVRIVHIGARRDNPACQLDGVKVSRDIFAVVRDPDVHIVVELIGGMTVAKELVLAAIAAGKDVVTANKALIAVHGNEIFAAAEANNVVVAYEAAVAGGIPIIKAIREGLVANHIQSLAGIINGTGNFILTEMSEKGRAFADVLAEAQALGYAEADPAFDVEGIDAAHKLTILASNAFGIPLQFSKVYTEGITEITSEDVQFAEELGYRIKHLGLARRTEEGVELRVHPTLIPAKRLIANVNGVMNAVLVFGDAVGPTMYYGQGAGAEATASAVIADIVDIARDIDSPGLVPHLGFSVETTDLPVLPAEAMVTAYYLRISVKDEVGQMAKIAETLSMHGINMEAIIQKEAPEGELLVPLILLTQPVREKAMNAAILSIEALPAVTEKVVRIRVERLDS; translated from the coding sequence TTGAAACCAGTAAACGTCGGTATTTGTGGCTTGGGCACTGTTGGTGCCGGGACCTTTAATGTCCTCCAGCGAAATTTGCACGATATAGCGCGCCGTGCCGGTCGACCGGTACGCATCGTTCATATCGGCGCCCGGCGTGACAATCCGGCCTGCCAACTGGACGGGGTCAAGGTATCGCGTGATATCTTCGCTGTCGTTCGCGATCCCGACGTCCATATAGTGGTCGAGTTGATCGGTGGCATGACGGTCGCCAAAGAGTTGGTGCTGGCCGCAATCGCGGCCGGTAAAGACGTAGTCACTGCCAATAAGGCATTGATTGCCGTGCACGGTAATGAAATATTCGCCGCAGCCGAGGCCAACAATGTCGTGGTCGCTTATGAAGCGGCGGTCGCAGGCGGTATCCCGATCATCAAGGCGATCCGGGAAGGCCTGGTGGCTAACCATATTCAAAGCCTGGCCGGGATTATCAACGGCACCGGCAACTTTATTCTGACCGAGATGAGCGAGAAGGGTCGTGCCTTTGCCGATGTCTTGGCCGAAGCCCAAGCGCTCGGCTATGCCGAAGCCGATCCGGCGTTCGATGTCGAAGGCATCGATGCAGCGCATAAGTTGACCATTCTGGCCTCAAACGCCTTTGGTATCCCCTTGCAGTTCAGCAAGGTCTATACCGAGGGTATTACCGAAATAACCAGTGAAGACGTGCAGTTCGCTGAAGAGTTGGGCTATCGCATTAAGCATCTGGGCCTAGCCCGCCGAACCGAAGAAGGGGTTGAGTTGCGTGTGCATCCGACCTTGATTCCGGCCAAACGACTGATCGCCAATGTCAATGGCGTGATGAATGCCGTTCTGGTGTTTGGCGATGCCGTCGGACCGACCATGTACTACGGACAGGGTGCCGGTGCCGAGGCCACCGCCTCGGCGGTGATTGCCGATATAGTCGACATCGCGCGCGATATTGACAGTCCCGGTCTGGTACCCCATTTGGGTTTCAGTGTTGAGACCACCGATCTGCCGGTGCTGCCGGCCGAAGCCATGGTCACAGCCTACTATTTGCGAATTTCTGTCAAAGACGAGGTCGGTCAGATGGCCAAAATCGCCGAGACACTGAGTATGCATGGCATCAATATGGAAGCTATCATCCAGAAGGAAGCGCCAGAAGGTGAACTCTTGGTGCCCCTAATCCTGTTGACCCAGCCGGTCAGGGAGAAGGCCATGAACGCTGCGATCTTATCGATTGAGGCCTTACCGGCGGTGACCGAAAAGGTCGTGCGCATTCGCGTTGAGCGCTTGGATAGCTGA
- the rpsP gene encoding 30S ribosomal protein S16 produces MVVIRLSRGGSKKRPFYHLSVADSRNARDGRFIERVGFFNPVARGQEERIRVSLDRVDYWVSKGAQASDRVAHLLKEFKKAQA; encoded by the coding sequence ATGGTAGTCATTCGACTTTCACGTGGCGGGTCTAAGAAACGCCCGTTTTATCATCTATCTGTAGCCGACAGCCGAAACGCCCGTGATGGACGTTTTATTGAGCGTGTTGGTTTCTTTAACCCAGTAGCCCGTGGTCAAGAAGAGCGCATTCGCGTTAGCCTAGATCGTGTTGACTATTGGGTAAGCAAGGGTGCACAGGCTTCTGATCGTGTCGCCCATTTGCTTAAAGAGTTTAAGAAAGCCCAAGCCTGA
- the rimM gene encoding ribosome maturation factor RimM (Essential for efficient processing of 16S rRNA) yields MTPLLPEDYVVLGKVSSVYGVKGWVKVFSFTEPMDRILEYGNWTLKQGQDLIPIEVDMGRSHGKGMVAHFKGVDDREIAKRYSGADICVPRSRLPELSEGECYWYELEGLTVITTHDVILGTVDYVMSAGSGNDVLVIKGDAKSIDRRERLVPYIDQFVIEVDLGVGQVIVDWDPEF; encoded by the coding sequence ATGACACCGTTACTACCAGAAGATTATGTCGTTTTAGGAAAGGTTTCCTCCGTTTACGGAGTAAAGGGTTGGGTGAAAGTCTTTTCGTTTACCGAACCAATGGATCGTATCCTGGAATATGGTAACTGGACGCTGAAGCAGGGTCAGGATCTGATTCCGATTGAAGTGGACATGGGACGGAGTCATGGCAAGGGGATGGTCGCGCATTTTAAAGGGGTCGATGACCGCGAAATTGCGAAGAGATATTCGGGTGCCGATATTTGTGTACCTCGAAGCCGTCTTCCCGAGTTGTCCGAAGGTGAATGCTATTGGTATGAACTGGAAGGCTTAACGGTGATAACAACGCACGACGTTATCCTCGGCACAGTAGATTATGTAATGAGCGCAGGCTCTGGCAATGATGTATTGGTGATCAAAGGCGACGCGAAGAGTATTGATCGACGCGAACGACTTGTACCCTACATCGACCAATTTGTAATTGAAGTTGACCTCGGTGTAGGTCAGGTGATTGTCGATTGGGATCCAGAGTTTTGA
- the rplS gene encoding 50S ribosomal protein L19 — protein sequence MSNKNLIIQQIEAEQMNKVIPAFGPGDTVVVQVKVKEGERERLQAYEGVVIGKRNRGLNSAFTVRKISNGVGVERSFQTYSMLVDSITVKRRGDVRQAKLYYLRERSGRSARIKEKIPAKKAK from the coding sequence ATGAGCAATAAGAATCTGATTATTCAGCAAATTGAAGCTGAACAGATGAACAAAGTAATTCCTGCGTTTGGCCCCGGTGATACCGTGGTTGTCCAGGTAAAAGTAAAAGAAGGCGAACGTGAGCGTTTACAGGCCTATGAAGGCGTTGTAATCGGTAAGCGTAACCGTGGCTTGAACTCTGCTTTCACCGTGCGAAAAATTTCTAACGGTGTTGGTGTTGAGCGTTCTTTCCAGACCTATTCAATGCTGGTTGATAGCATAACTGTCAAGCGTCGTGGTGACGTTCGTCAAGCTAAGCTGTACTACCTGCGTGAACGTTCTGGCCGGTCTGCTCGAATTAAAGAGAAGATTCCAGCCAAAAAAGCTAAGTAA
- the trmD gene encoding tRNA (guanosine(37)-N1)-methyltransferase TrmD, with amino-acid sequence MIEEGASQPALEFGIVTLFPEMFNAFTDYGVTGRAVKQGVVSVQCWNPRDFTTDRHRTVDDRPFGGGPGMLMKVQPLRDAITAAKAASAVQTKVIYLSPQGRKLDQQGVTDLAHNERLILVCGRYEGIDERLLEADIDEQWSLGDFVLSGGELAAMSFMDAVSRLVPGVLGHAMSSVEDSFFDGLLDCPHYTRPEVLDNKGVPDVLLSGHHENIRRWRAKQAIGRTWERRPDLIEGRQLTKEQLTLLDEFKSEQKLTRPIRS; translated from the coding sequence TTGATCGAAGAAGGTGCTTCACAACCAGCACTTGAGTTTGGCATCGTTACCCTGTTCCCGGAGATGTTTAATGCATTTACCGACTACGGCGTAACGGGGCGGGCCGTAAAGCAGGGGGTTGTTTCAGTTCAATGCTGGAACCCGCGTGACTTTACCACTGACCGTCACCGAACAGTGGACGACCGACCTTTTGGCGGTGGTCCCGGAATGTTGATGAAAGTACAGCCCTTGCGGGATGCAATTACGGCAGCGAAAGCGGCCAGCGCAGTGCAGACCAAGGTGATTTATTTATCACCGCAAGGGCGGAAACTGGATCAACAGGGTGTTACAGATTTGGCTCATAATGAACGTTTGATTTTGGTCTGCGGACGTTATGAAGGCATAGATGAACGGTTGCTGGAAGCCGATATTGATGAACAGTGGTCGCTGGGGGATTTTGTACTCAGCGGTGGTGAGTTGGCGGCAATGTCCTTTATGGACGCGGTCAGTCGACTGGTCCCGGGTGTACTCGGTCACGCAATGTCATCAGTTGAGGATTCTTTTTTCGATGGTTTGTTAGATTGTCCACACTACACTCGGCCTGAAGTGCTCGATAACAAGGGTGTACCGGATGTGCTGTTAAGCGGTCATCACGAAAATATTCGTCGATGGCGTGCCAAGCAAGCGATAGGCCGGACATGGGAAAGACGACCTGACTTAATAGAGGGTCGCCAGTTGACTAAAGAACAACTGACTCTTTTAGATGAATTTAAAAGTGAGCAAAAGCTCACGCGACCGATCAGGAGCTGA